Proteins from a single region of Streptomyces vinaceus:
- a CDS encoding NADH-quinone oxidoreductase subunit A, whose translation MPDPTVSTVTVLAADYFRSYSVVGLLAVLGVLFVAVAFGAGRLLRPVVPTPEKLLTYECGVDPVGEGWAHTQVRYYVYAFLYVIFAVDSIFLFPWATVFADTGYGATTLVEMFIFLGFLAVGLLYAYKKGVLEWT comes from the coding sequence GTGCCCGACCCAACGGTATCGACCGTAACCGTGCTCGCAGCGGACTATTTCCGGAGTTATTCGGTCGTCGGCCTGCTGGCCGTCCTCGGTGTGCTCTTCGTGGCCGTCGCGTTCGGCGCGGGCCGCCTGCTGAGACCGGTCGTCCCGACCCCCGAGAAACTGCTGACGTACGAGTGCGGCGTGGACCCCGTCGGCGAGGGCTGGGCGCACACCCAGGTCCGCTACTACGTGTACGCGTTCCTCTACGTCATCTTCGCCGTCGACTCGATCTTCCTCTTCCCGTGGGCGACGGTGTTCGCCGACACCGGCTACGGCGCCACCACGCTCGTGGAGATGTTCATCTTCCTGGGCTTCCTGGCCGTCGGCCTGCTCTACGCGTACAAGAAGGGCGTCCTCGAATGGACGTGA
- a CDS encoding sensor histidine kinase: MSARIQVSHSGPDDDRPPPVRPALGAVAWKETVHLLGNLPLALVGFVYTVTMVATAGGLSVTAIGLPLLAVGLFGARQLGRLERARARVLLGVRVEEPTPLPGPRRAGGFFPWLWAGVKDPVGWRSVLYGLVRLPWGVLTFTVALVGLLVLWPVLPYVVRWLSNVDRLMVRGLLSPSDELERRIAELETDRGVVVDTAAADLRRIERDLHDGAQARLVALAMGLGLAKEKLLEDPDAAALMVDEAHGEVKLALQELRDLARGIHPAVLTDRGLDAALSAVASRCVVPVKVAVDLEERPAAAIEGIAYFTVSELLQNVSKHARARGASVEVWRSAGASPASARLLIRVSDDGRGGADVGGGSGLAGLAERLRAVDGVFVLDSPQGEGTVVTAELPWRGRG, encoded by the coding sequence ATGAGCGCGCGCATTCAAGTCTCCCACTCGGGCCCCGACGACGACCGGCCTCCGCCCGTACGCCCGGCCCTGGGCGCCGTGGCGTGGAAAGAGACCGTCCATCTGCTGGGCAATCTGCCGCTCGCGCTCGTCGGCTTCGTCTACACGGTGACCATGGTGGCGACCGCGGGCGGCCTGTCCGTGACCGCGATCGGCCTCCCGCTGCTCGCGGTCGGCCTGTTCGGGGCCCGCCAGCTGGGACGGCTGGAGCGGGCGAGGGCGCGCGTACTGCTGGGCGTACGGGTGGAGGAGCCGACCCCGCTGCCGGGGCCGCGGCGGGCCGGCGGGTTCTTCCCCTGGCTGTGGGCGGGCGTGAAGGACCCGGTGGGCTGGCGGAGCGTGCTGTACGGGCTGGTGCGGCTGCCGTGGGGGGTGCTGACGTTCACGGTGGCGCTGGTGGGGCTGCTGGTGCTGTGGCCGGTGCTGCCGTACGTGGTGCGGTGGCTGTCGAACGTGGACCGGCTGATGGTACGGGGGCTGCTGTCGCCCTCGGACGAGCTGGAGCGGCGCATCGCGGAGCTGGAGACCGACCGGGGGGTGGTGGTGGACACCGCGGCCGCCGACCTGCGGCGCATCGAGCGGGACCTGCACGACGGGGCGCAGGCGCGGCTGGTGGCGCTCGCGATGGGGCTCGGTCTGGCGAAGGAGAAGCTGCTGGAGGACCCGGACGCGGCGGCGCTGATGGTCGACGAGGCCCACGGGGAAGTGAAACTGGCGCTCCAGGAGCTGCGGGACCTGGCGCGGGGGATCCATCCGGCGGTGCTGACGGACCGGGGGCTGGACGCGGCGCTGTCGGCGGTGGCGTCGCGGTGCGTGGTGCCGGTGAAGGTGGCGGTGGACCTGGAGGAGCGGCCCGCGGCCGCGATCGAGGGCATCGCGTACTTCACGGTGTCGGAGCTGCTGCAGAACGTGAGCAAGCATGCGAGGGCCCGGGGGGCGAGCGTGGAGGTGTGGCGCAGCGCCGGCGCCTCCCCCGCTTCGGCTCGGCTGCTGATCCGCGTCTCGGACGACGGGCGGGGCGGGGCCGATGTGGGCGGCGGGTCGGGACTGGCGGGGCTGGCGGAACGGCTGCGGGCCGTGGACGGGGTGTTCGTGCTCGACTCCCCCCAGGGGGAGGGAACGGTGGTGACGGCGGAGCTGCCGTGGCGCGGGCGCGGCTGA
- a CDS encoding sensor histidine kinase, giving the protein MGFVRALRAPVEGRTWREFGYLVLGLPLSVLYFSLAITGVSLGAGLLVTFLGVPVLAGVLAMCRGFGRIERGRARAMLGADIGEPAPVRARKRGALAAMGALLKSGSAWRHVLYSVVHLPWAVFAFTLALVFWAYGWAFLLYPLWFWVFPAYTDMPGLQLFQNDDYTFYLDSPAEILLACLVGLAFTLATPWVVRALATVDRVLIAGLLGPSRLDDRVSELETDRGIVVDTAAADLRRIERDLHDGAQARLVALAMDLGLAKEKLAEDPRAAARMVDEAHGEVKVALQELRDLARGIHPAVLTDRGLDAALSSVASRCAVPVRVSADLPDRPAAAIEGIAYFTVSELLQNISKHSGARTASVDVWKSGDRLLIQVVDDGRGGAHSDGSGTGLAGLTERLDAVDGVLVVDSPAGDGTTVTAELPWRSR; this is encoded by the coding sequence ATGGGTTTCGTGCGTGCACTGCGGGCTCCCGTTGAGGGGCGGACCTGGCGGGAGTTCGGGTACCTCGTGCTCGGGCTGCCGCTGAGCGTGCTCTACTTCTCGCTCGCGATCACCGGTGTCAGCCTCGGCGCCGGGCTGCTCGTCACCTTCCTCGGGGTCCCGGTGCTCGCCGGGGTGCTCGCCATGTGCCGGGGCTTCGGGCGGATCGAGCGGGGCCGGGCGCGGGCCATGCTCGGGGCGGACATCGGCGAGCCGGCACCCGTCCGGGCCCGCAAGCGCGGGGCGCTCGCCGCCATGGGGGCCCTGCTCAAGAGCGGCAGCGCCTGGCGGCACGTCCTGTACTCCGTGGTCCACCTCCCGTGGGCCGTCTTCGCCTTCACCCTGGCACTGGTGTTCTGGGCGTACGGGTGGGCGTTCCTGCTGTACCCCCTCTGGTTCTGGGTCTTCCCCGCCTACACCGACATGCCCGGGCTCCAGCTCTTCCAGAACGACGACTACACCTTCTATCTCGACTCCCCCGCCGAGATCCTCCTCGCCTGCCTGGTCGGACTGGCCTTCACCCTGGCCACGCCCTGGGTGGTGCGGGCCCTGGCCACCGTCGACCGCGTCCTCATCGCCGGGCTGCTGGGACCGTCCCGCCTCGACGACCGCGTGAGCGAGCTGGAGACCGACCGCGGGATCGTCGTCGACACCGCCGCCGCCGACCTGCGCCGCATCGAACGCGACCTGCACGACGGGGCGCAGGCCCGCCTGGTGGCGCTGGCCATGGATCTCGGACTGGCGAAGGAGAAGCTGGCCGAGGACCCGCGGGCCGCCGCCCGGATGGTGGACGAGGCGCACGGCGAGGTGAAGGTCGCGCTCCAGGAGCTGCGCGACCTGGCCCGCGGGATCCACCCGGCGGTGCTGACCGACCGCGGTCTGGACGCGGCGCTGTCCTCGGTGGCCTCCCGCTGCGCGGTGCCCGTACGGGTGTCCGCGGACCTGCCGGACCGGCCCGCGGCCGCGATCGAGGGGATCGCGTACTTCACCGTCTCGGAGCTGCTCCAGAACATCAGCAAGCACTCCGGGGCCCGCACGGCGAGCGTGGACGTGTGGAAGTCGGGGGACCGGCTGCTGATCCAGGTCGTGGACGACGGCCGGGGCGGCGCGCACAGCGACGGTTCCGGCACCGGGCTGGCCGGTCTCACCGAGCGGCTGGACGCCGTGGACGGGGTGCTGGTGGTGGATTCCCCGGCCGGCGACGGCACCACCGTCACCGCCGAGCTCCCCTGGCGTTCGCGCTGA
- a CDS encoding response regulator transcription factor: MRVVIAEDSVLLREGLTRLLTDRGHDVVAGVGDAEALIKTVAELAAEDALPDVVVADVRMPPTHTDEGVRAAVRLRREHPGIGVLVLSQYVEEQYATELLAGSSTGVGYLLKDRVADVREFLDAVVRVARGGTALDPEVVAQLLGRSRKQDVLAGLTPREREVLGLMAEGRTNSAVAKQLVVSDGAVEKHVSNIFMKLGLSPSDGDHRRVLAVLTYLRS, from the coding sequence GTGCGGGTGGTCATCGCCGAGGATTCAGTGCTGCTGCGCGAGGGCCTGACCCGGTTGCTGACCGACCGGGGGCATGACGTCGTGGCAGGCGTCGGGGACGCGGAAGCCCTGATCAAGACGGTGGCGGAGCTGGCCGCCGAGGACGCGCTGCCGGATGTGGTGGTGGCCGACGTACGGATGCCGCCGACCCATACCGACGAGGGCGTGCGGGCCGCCGTGCGGCTGCGGCGCGAGCACCCCGGGATAGGCGTGCTCGTACTGTCGCAGTACGTGGAGGAGCAGTACGCCACCGAACTGCTGGCCGGTTCCAGTACCGGGGTGGGGTACCTGCTCAAGGACCGGGTGGCCGACGTGCGCGAGTTCCTGGACGCCGTCGTCCGCGTGGCCCGCGGCGGGACCGCCCTGGACCCGGAGGTGGTCGCGCAGCTGCTCGGCCGCAGCCGCAAGCAGGACGTACTGGCGGGGCTGACCCCGCGCGAGCGCGAGGTGCTGGGCCTGATGGCCGAGGGGCGGACCAATTCGGCCGTGGCCAAGCAGCTCGTGGTCAGCGACGGAGCCGTGGAGAAGCACGTCAGCAACATCTTCATGAAGCTCGGGCTGTCGCCCAGCGACGGGGACCACCGGCGGGTTCTGGCCGTTCTGACCTACCTGCGGTCTTGA
- a CDS encoding 2-oxoacid:acceptor oxidoreductase subunit alpha, whose translation MTSQVSSPAEQADGAEGAVVGEQRTPPAPGGKEVRRLDRVIIRFAGDSGDGMQLTGDRFTSETASFGNDLSTLPNFPAEIRAPAGTLPGVSSFQLHFADHDILTPGDAPNVLVAMNPAALKANIADVPRGAEIIINTDEFTKRPMAKVGYETSPLEDGSLGGYNIHQVPLTTLTVEALKDFGLSRKEAERSKNMFALGLLSWMYHRPTEGTENFLRQKFAKKPDIAEANVAAFRAGWNFGETTEDFAVSYEVAPATRAFPTGTYRNISGNLALSYGLITASRQADLPLYLGSYPITPASDILHELSKHKNFGVRTFQAEDEIAGIGAALGAAFGGALGVTTTSGPGVALKSETIGLAVSLELPLLIVDIQRGGPSTGLPTKTEQADLLQAMYGRNGEAPVPVVAPRTPADCFDAAIDAARIALTYRTPVFLLSDGYLANGSEPWRIPDVADLPDLKVQFASGPNQRLADGTEVFWPFKRDPQTLARPWAVPGTPGLEHRIGGIEKQDGTGNISYDPANHDFMVRTRQAKIDGIQVPDLDLDDPDGARTLVLGWGSTYGPITAAVRRLRGAGTPVAQAHLRHLNPFPRNLGEVLKRYDKVVVPEMNLGQLATLIRAKYLVDAQSYTQVNGMPFKAEQLSKVLEEAIND comes from the coding sequence GTGACCAGCCAGGTCAGTAGTCCAGCCGAGCAGGCCGACGGGGCAGAAGGTGCCGTAGTCGGCGAACAACGGACACCCCCGGCCCCGGGCGGCAAGGAAGTACGCCGTCTGGACCGGGTGATCATCCGCTTCGCGGGTGACTCGGGTGACGGCATGCAGCTCACCGGTGACCGCTTCACCTCGGAGACGGCCTCCTTCGGGAACGACCTCTCCACGCTGCCGAACTTCCCGGCCGAGATCCGCGCCCCCGCCGGCACCCTGCCGGGCGTGTCGTCGTTCCAGCTGCATTTCGCCGATCACGACATCCTGACGCCGGGCGACGCCCCGAACGTACTGGTCGCGATGAATCCGGCGGCGCTGAAGGCGAACATCGCGGACGTACCGCGCGGCGCCGAGATCATCATCAATACCGATGAATTCACCAAGCGCCCGATGGCGAAGGTCGGATACGAGACCTCGCCCCTGGAAGACGGCTCGCTGGGCGGCTACAACATCCACCAGGTGCCGCTGACCACGCTGACCGTCGAGGCGCTGAAGGACTTCGGGCTCTCCCGCAAGGAGGCCGAGCGCAGCAAGAACATGTTCGCGCTGGGGCTGCTGAGCTGGATGTACCACCGGCCCACCGAGGGCACGGAGAACTTCCTGCGGCAGAAGTTCGCGAAGAAGCCCGACATCGCCGAGGCGAACGTGGCCGCCTTCCGGGCGGGCTGGAACTTCGGCGAGACCACCGAGGACTTCGCGGTCTCCTACGAGGTGGCCCCGGCCACCCGCGCCTTCCCGACGGGCACGTACCGGAACATCTCCGGGAACCTGGCCCTGTCGTACGGGCTGATCACGGCGAGCCGGCAGGCGGACCTGCCCCTCTACCTGGGCTCCTATCCGATCACCCCGGCGTCGGACATCCTGCACGAGCTGAGCAAGCACAAGAACTTCGGCGTACGGACCTTCCAGGCCGAGGACGAGATCGCCGGCATCGGCGCCGCGCTCGGCGCGGCCTTCGGCGGCGCGCTCGGCGTCACCACCACCTCCGGCCCCGGAGTCGCGCTCAAGTCCGAGACGATCGGACTCGCCGTCTCGCTGGAGCTGCCGCTGCTGATCGTGGACATCCAGCGCGGCGGTCCCTCCACCGGCCTGCCGACCAAGACGGAGCAGGCGGACCTGCTCCAGGCGATGTACGGGCGCAACGGCGAGGCCCCGGTCCCGGTCGTGGCCCCGCGGACGCCCGCCGACTGCTTCGACGCCGCGATCGACGCCGCACGGATCGCGCTGACCTACCGGACCCCGGTGTTCCTCCTCTCCGACGGCTACCTCGCCAACGGCTCCGAACCCTGGCGGATCCCGGACGTCGCCGACCTTCCCGACCTGAAGGTGCAGTTCGCCTCCGGGCCCAACCAGCGGCTCGCGGACGGTACGGAGGTGTTCTGGCCGTTCAAGCGCGACCCGCAGACGCTGGCCCGCCCCTGGGCGGTCCCCGGCACGCCCGGGCTGGAGCACCGCATCGGCGGCATCGAGAAGCAGGACGGCACCGGCAACATCTCCTACGACCCCGCCAACCACGACTTCATGGTCCGCACCCGCCAGGCCAAGATCGACGGCATCCAGGTCCCCGACCTGGACCTCGACGACCCGGACGGCGCCCGCACCCTCGTCCTGGGCTGGGGCTCCACCTACGGCCCCATCACCGCCGCCGTCCGCCGGCTGCGGGGCGCCGGCACCCCGGTCGCACAGGCCCATCTGCGCCATCTCAACCCGTTCCCGAGGAATCTCGGGGAGGTCCTGAAGCGTTACGACAAGGTAGTGGTGCCGGAGATGAACCTCGGGCAGCTCGCCACCCTGATCCGGGCGAAGTACCTGGTGGACGCCCAGTCGTACACCCAGGTCAACGGAATGCCGTTCAAGGCCGAGCAGCTCTCGAAGGTTCTCGAGGAGGCCATCAATGACTGA
- a CDS encoding 2-oxoacid:ferredoxin oxidoreductase subunit beta: MTEVTDAPHLLSLVPKAEAKQSMKDFKSDQEVRWCPGCGDYAVLAAVQGFMPELGLAKENIVFVSGIGCSSRFPYYMNTYGMHSIHGRAPAIATGLATSRRDLSVWVVTGDGDALSIGGNHLIHALRRNVNLKILLFNNRIYGLTKGQYSPTSEVGKITKSTPMGSLDAPFNPVSLALGAEATFVARTVDSDRKHLTEVLRAAADHQGTALVEIYQNCNIFNDGAFEVLKDNAQAQEAVIRLEHGRPIRFGTDGHKGVVRDQATGELEVVTVTPDNESAILVHDAHAAGPTTAFALSRLADPHTLHQTPIGVFRSVERPVYDTLMAEQLDQAVDAKGKGDLSALLAGSDTWTVVG; encoded by the coding sequence ATGACTGAGGTGACCGACGCCCCCCATCTGCTCTCCCTCGTGCCGAAGGCCGAGGCCAAGCAGTCGATGAAGGACTTCAAGTCGGACCAGGAGGTCCGCTGGTGTCCCGGGTGCGGTGACTACGCGGTACTGGCAGCCGTGCAGGGGTTCATGCCAGAGCTCGGACTGGCGAAGGAGAACATCGTCTTCGTCTCCGGGATCGGCTGTTCCTCGCGTTTCCCGTACTACATGAACACGTACGGGATGCACTCGATCCACGGCCGCGCCCCGGCCATCGCCACCGGGCTCGCCACCTCGCGCCGCGACCTGTCGGTATGGGTGGTCACCGGCGACGGCGACGCGCTCTCCATCGGCGGGAACCACCTGATCCACGCCCTGCGCCGCAACGTCAACCTCAAGATCCTGCTCTTCAACAACCGGATCTACGGACTGACCAAGGGCCAGTACTCGCCCACCAGCGAGGTCGGCAAGATCACCAAGTCCACCCCCATGGGCTCGCTGGACGCACCCTTCAACCCCGTCTCCCTCGCGCTCGGCGCCGAGGCCACCTTCGTGGCCCGGACCGTCGACTCCGACCGCAAACACCTCACCGAGGTGCTCCGCGCGGCCGCCGACCACCAGGGCACGGCGCTGGTGGAGATCTACCAGAACTGCAACATCTTCAACGACGGCGCCTTCGAGGTCCTGAAGGACAATGCCCAGGCCCAGGAGGCGGTGATCCGGCTGGAGCACGGCCGGCCGATCCGCTTCGGCACCGACGGCCACAAGGGCGTCGTGCGCGACCAGGCCACCGGGGAACTGGAGGTCGTGACGGTGACCCCGGACAACGAGTCCGCGATCCTGGTCCACGACGCCCACGCCGCCGGCCCCACCACCGCCTTCGCGCTCTCCCGGCTCGCCGACCCGCACACCCTGCACCAGACGCCCATCGGGGTCTTCCGCAGCGTGGAGCGGCCCGTCTACGACACCCTGATGGCCGAGCAGCTCGACCAGGCCGTCGACGCCAAGGGCAAGGGGGACCTCAGCGCCCTCCTCGCCGGAAGCGACACCTGGACGGTCGTCGGCTGA
- a CDS encoding winged helix-turn-helix transcriptional regulator: MKVSEQPAVNVKAPMCPSRGVLEHVTSRWGVLVLAALVERSYRFSELRREVGGVSEKMLAQTLQTLERDGFLLRDAKPVIPPRVDYSLTELGREAAEQVYALARWTERRTADVQAARAAYDEARSS, from the coding sequence ATGAAGGTAAGTGAGCAGCCGGCGGTGAACGTGAAGGCCCCGATGTGCCCCTCCCGGGGCGTGCTGGAGCACGTCACCAGCCGCTGGGGCGTCCTGGTGCTGGCCGCGCTCGTCGAGCGCTCGTACCGCTTCAGCGAACTGCGCCGGGAGGTGGGCGGCGTCAGCGAGAAGATGCTGGCCCAGACCCTCCAGACGCTGGAGCGCGACGGGTTCCTGCTGCGCGACGCCAAGCCCGTGATCCCGCCGCGCGTGGACTACTCGCTGACCGAGCTCGGGCGCGAGGCCGCCGAGCAGGTGTACGCCCTCGCCCGCTGGACCGAACGGCGCACCGCCGACGTCCAGGCGGCCCGGGCCGCGTACGACGAGGCCCGGAGCTCCTGA
- a CDS encoding NAD(P)H-binding protein, with amino-acid sequence MSIVVTGATGALGRLVVEDLLNRVPAERVAVVVRSEEKAADLAERGVEVRVADYDLPETLAGAFRPGDRVLLISGNEVGRRVPQHLAVIAAARAAGVAQLAYTGILGGPEADFDLAAEHKVTEQAILDSGLPYTFLRNGWYHENYTGQLGTVLEHGAVVGSAGEGRIASAARADYAAAAAAVLTGEGHLNQVYELSGDSAWSLAEYAAEVAAQSGKEVAYSEVPAEAHLSILTGAGVPEGFAAILVDVDAAISRGRLAHTGGDLSRLIGRPTTPVAHAITSALA; translated from the coding sequence ATGAGCATCGTCGTCACCGGAGCCACCGGAGCCCTCGGCCGCCTCGTCGTCGAGGACCTGCTGAACCGGGTACCCGCCGAGCGGGTCGCCGTCGTCGTCCGCAGCGAGGAGAAGGCCGCCGACCTCGCGGAGCGCGGGGTCGAGGTGCGCGTCGCGGACTACGACCTCCCCGAGACCCTGGCCGGCGCCTTCCGCCCGGGCGACCGCGTCCTGCTGATCTCCGGCAACGAGGTCGGCCGCCGGGTGCCGCAGCACCTCGCCGTGATCGCGGCCGCGCGCGCCGCCGGCGTCGCCCAGCTCGCGTACACCGGGATCCTCGGCGGCCCCGAGGCCGACTTCGACCTGGCCGCCGAGCACAAGGTCACCGAGCAGGCCATCCTCGACTCCGGCCTGCCCTACACGTTCCTGCGCAACGGCTGGTACCACGAGAACTACACCGGCCAGCTGGGCACCGTCCTGGAGCACGGCGCGGTCGTGGGCAGCGCGGGCGAGGGCAGGATCGCCTCGGCGGCGCGCGCGGACTACGCCGCCGCGGCCGCCGCCGTACTGACCGGCGAGGGCCACCTGAACCAGGTGTACGAGCTGTCCGGCGACTCCGCGTGGAGCCTGGCGGAGTACGCGGCCGAGGTCGCGGCGCAGAGCGGCAAGGAGGTCGCGTACAGCGAGGTCCCCGCCGAGGCGCACCTGTCGATCCTGACCGGCGCCGGGGTCCCGGAGGGCTTCGCGGCGATCCTCGTCGACGTGGACGCGGCCATCTCCCGCGGCCGGCTGGCCCACACCGGCGGGGACCTGTCCCGGCTGATCGGCCGCCCGACGACCCCGGTGGCCCACGCGATCACCTCCGCCCTGGCCTGA
- the rarD gene encoding EamA family transporter RarD, with amino-acid sequence MKAENEQRTGLLYGFGAYGMWGLVPLFWPLLKPSGAIEILAHRMVWSLGVVGILLLAMRRWAWIRDLLRRPRKLGLTALAASVISVNWGLYIWAVNNGAVVEASLGYFINPLVTIAIGVLVLGERLRRAQWAAVAIGVAAVLVLAVGYGRPPWISLVLAFSFATYGLIKKKLNMGGVESLAAETALLFLPALGYLLWLGAQGRSTFASEGLGHASLLAATGLVTAIPLVFFGAAAIRVPLSTLGLLQYLAPVFQFGLGVVYFHEAMPPERWAGFSLVWVALALLTWDALRTARRTRVRLEAARAAAGPVPAPATEPAA; translated from the coding sequence GTGAAGGCGGAGAACGAGCAGCGCACGGGTTTGCTCTACGGATTCGGCGCATACGGGATGTGGGGGCTGGTCCCCCTGTTCTGGCCGCTGCTCAAGCCGTCCGGAGCCATCGAGATCCTCGCCCACCGCATGGTGTGGTCACTGGGCGTCGTCGGGATCCTGCTGCTGGCCATGCGCCGCTGGGCCTGGATACGGGACCTGCTCCGCCGGCCCCGCAAGCTGGGCCTGACCGCGCTGGCCGCGTCGGTGATCTCCGTGAACTGGGGCCTGTACATCTGGGCCGTCAACAACGGCGCGGTGGTCGAGGCCAGCCTCGGGTACTTCATCAACCCGCTCGTCACCATCGCCATCGGCGTGCTCGTCCTCGGCGAGCGGCTACGCCGGGCGCAGTGGGCGGCGGTCGCCATCGGCGTGGCCGCCGTGCTCGTGCTCGCCGTCGGGTACGGGCGGCCGCCGTGGATCTCGCTGGTCCTGGCCTTCTCCTTCGCCACGTACGGGCTGATCAAGAAGAAGCTCAACATGGGCGGTGTCGAGTCGCTCGCCGCCGAGACCGCGCTGCTCTTCCTGCCCGCCCTCGGCTACCTGCTGTGGCTGGGCGCGCAGGGCAGGTCCACGTTCGCCTCGGAAGGGCTCGGGCACGCCTCGCTGCTCGCCGCGACGGGGCTGGTCACGGCGATCCCGCTGGTCTTCTTCGGGGCGGCCGCGATCCGGGTCCCGCTGTCCACGCTCGGGCTGCTCCAGTACCTGGCCCCGGTGTTCCAGTTCGGGCTCGGCGTCGTGTACTTCCACGAGGCGATGCCGCCGGAGCGCTGGGCCGGCTTCTCCCTGGTCTGGGTCGCGCTGGCGCTGCTGACCTGGGACGCGCTGCGTACGGCGCGCAGGACGCGGGTCCGGCTGGAGGCCGCCCGCGCCGCGGCCGGGCCGGTGCCCGCCCCGGCGACCGAGCCGGCGGCGTAG
- a CDS encoding M28 family metallopeptidase, protein MSLSVSRRLAAVTVIAVAGLFASTAPAALAAPTAATAAPTPPDIPVANVKAHLAQLQSIATANGGNRAHGRAGYKASIDYVKAKLDAAGFTTTLQTFTSSGATGYNLIADWPGGDPNSVLMSGSHLDSVTAGPGINDNGSGSAAILETALAVSRAQLQPTKHLRFGWWGAEELGMVGSKYYVNNLPAAEKSKISGYLNFDMIGSPNPGYFVYDDDPTIEQTFKNYYAGIGIPTEIETEGDGRSDHAPFKSAGIPVGGLFSGADYTKTAAQAQKWGGTSGQAFDRCYHASCDTSANIDDTALDRNSDAIAYAIWNLGAATPVPPGKSFENTADVNIPDSPGAAVNSPITVSGVTGNAPATTKVDVNIVHTYIGDLVVDLVAPDGTVYSLHNRSGGSADNLVKSYTVNASSEVANGVWNLRVKDGAAQDTGYVNSWKITF, encoded by the coding sequence ATGAGCCTGTCCGTCTCCCGGCGTCTCGCCGCCGTGACCGTGATCGCGGTCGCCGGCCTGTTCGCCTCCACCGCTCCCGCCGCACTCGCCGCCCCCACGGCGGCGACCGCGGCGCCGACCCCGCCCGACATCCCGGTCGCCAACGTCAAGGCGCACCTGGCGCAGCTCCAGTCCATAGCCACCGCCAACGGCGGCAACCGGGCCCACGGCCGGGCCGGCTACAAGGCCTCGATCGACTACGTGAAGGCCAAGCTGGACGCGGCCGGGTTCACCACCACGCTGCAGACCTTCACCAGCAGCGGCGCGACCGGCTACAACCTGATCGCCGACTGGCCGGGCGGCGACCCGAACTCGGTGCTGATGTCCGGCTCCCACCTGGACTCGGTGACCGCCGGTCCCGGCATCAACGACAACGGATCCGGCTCGGCCGCCATCCTGGAGACGGCGCTGGCCGTCTCGCGCGCCCAGCTCCAGCCCACCAAGCACCTGCGGTTCGGCTGGTGGGGCGCCGAGGAGCTCGGCATGGTCGGGTCGAAGTACTACGTGAACAACCTGCCGGCCGCGGAGAAGTCGAAGATCTCCGGATACCTGAACTTCGACATGATCGGCTCGCCGAACCCGGGCTACTTCGTCTACGACGACGACCCGACCATCGAGCAGACCTTCAAGAACTACTACGCGGGCATCGGCATCCCGACGGAGATCGAGACCGAGGGCGACGGACGCTCCGACCACGCCCCGTTCAAGAGCGCGGGCATCCCGGTCGGCGGCCTGTTCTCCGGCGCCGACTACACGAAGACCGCGGCGCAGGCGCAGAAGTGGGGCGGCACCTCCGGCCAGGCCTTCGACCGCTGCTACCACGCCTCGTGCGACACCTCGGCGAACATCGACGACACCGCCCTGGACCGCAACTCCGACGCCATCGCGTACGCGATCTGGAACCTGGGGGCGGCCACCCCCGTCCCGCCGGGCAAGTCCTTCGAGAACACGGCGGACGTGAACATCCCGGACTCCCCCGGCGCCGCGGTGAACTCGCCGATCACGGTCTCCGGCGTCACGGGCAACGCCCCGGCCACCACCAAGGTCGACGTGAACATCGTCCACACCTACATCGGTGACCTGGTGGTCGACCTGGTCGCCCCCGACGGCACGGTCTACAGCCTGCACAACCGCAGCGGCGGCAGCGCGGACAACCTCGTCAAGTCGTACACGGTCAACGCGTCGAGCGAGGTGGCCAACGGGGTCTGGAACCTGCGGGTGAAGGACGGCGCGGCGCAGGACACCGGCTACGTCAACAGCTGGAAGATCACCTTCTGA
- a CDS encoding ribbon-helix-helix domain-containing protein translates to MSRHVTIRLDEEFHERLKARAAALGTTVTALITEVTERELDEDRKNFLSGIEEFADHWSYFQERFGN, encoded by the coding sequence ATGTCGAGACACGTCACCATCCGCCTGGACGAAGAGTTCCACGAGCGCCTCAAGGCGCGCGCGGCGGCACTGGGGACGACGGTCACCGCGCTGATCACCGAGGTAACGGAACGCGAGCTCGACGAGGACCGGAAGAACTTCCTGTCCGGCATCGAGGAGTTCGCCGACCACTGGAGCTACTTCCAGGAGCGGTTCGGCAATTGA